In one window of Fodinibius salicampi DNA:
- the gltX gene encoding glutamate--tRNA ligase, translated as MEGSVRVRFAPSPTGLLHIGGLRTALYNYLFAKNNDGDFILRIEDTDQERYVEEAEEDIVKSLLWSGIEFDEAPGKPGKVGPYRQSERKEMYEEYAEQLIEQGNAYYAFDTPEELDQMRERLKKSGNPAPKYDAITRMSMKNSLTLPQEEVERKLEEGDEYVIRLKVPRRETIRFEDEIRGFVSFESKGLDDQVLLKSDGMPTYHLANVVDDHLMKISHVIRGEEWLSSTPKHILMYEYFGWEPPKMAHLPLIMSPSGGKLSKRKAESEGIPINTRDYIEQKFEPEALINFLAYLGWSPGDDSELHTMDELIELFSLDRVSKGGAVFDYQKLIWYNEHYLREKSANELFPRVRSIAEEHGIQPDEAYMKEIIPLMKERVSKIEDFVTMGRFFFEDPKEYEDQAMKKWKDNSVDLLQAYVDEIEKLNVKEFKAKKLKDKIKEVINEHDVGFGPLMMPLRVAVTGMGYGPDLTPTLELLGKETTIRRIKTAIKRLG; from the coding sequence ATGGAAGGTTCTGTACGTGTACGATTTGCACCGTCTCCCACCGGATTATTACATATTGGTGGCCTGCGGACGGCCCTGTATAATTATCTTTTTGCCAAAAATAATGACGGCGATTTTATTCTTCGAATTGAAGATACCGATCAGGAAAGATATGTGGAAGAAGCAGAAGAGGATATTGTAAAATCGTTGCTGTGGAGCGGTATAGAATTCGATGAAGCACCCGGCAAACCCGGAAAAGTAGGTCCCTATCGTCAGAGTGAGCGCAAGGAGATGTACGAAGAATATGCCGAGCAGCTCATAGAACAGGGTAATGCCTATTATGCATTCGATACGCCGGAGGAACTGGATCAAATGCGCGAACGCTTGAAGAAATCGGGCAATCCCGCACCTAAATATGATGCCATTACGCGTATGTCCATGAAGAATAGCCTGACTCTTCCCCAGGAAGAAGTTGAGCGTAAGCTGGAAGAAGGAGATGAGTATGTGATCCGGTTGAAAGTACCCCGGCGCGAAACCATCCGATTTGAGGATGAGATACGTGGGTTTGTTTCATTTGAAAGTAAAGGACTGGATGATCAGGTATTGCTGAAATCAGATGGCATGCCTACGTATCATCTGGCTAATGTGGTAGATGATCACTTAATGAAAATTTCGCATGTTATTCGCGGAGAGGAATGGCTTAGCAGTACTCCCAAACATATCCTGATGTATGAGTATTTTGGATGGGAGCCCCCGAAAATGGCGCACCTGCCACTTATTATGTCTCCCAGCGGAGGAAAACTTTCCAAGCGTAAAGCGGAAAGTGAAGGTATTCCCATTAATACACGGGATTATATTGAGCAAAAATTCGAGCCGGAAGCCCTCATTAACTTCCTGGCTTATCTGGGCTGGAGTCCCGGTGACGATTCTGAACTCCATACCATGGACGAGCTTATTGAACTCTTTTCGCTGGATCGGGTAAGTAAAGGCGGGGCCGTATTTGACTATCAAAAGCTGATTTGGTACAACGAGCATTATCTCCGTGAAAAATCGGCTAATGAGCTATTTCCCCGTGTACGTTCTATCGCTGAAGAGCATGGTATTCAGCCAGATGAGGCATATATGAAAGAGATCATACCACTGATGAAGGAACGGGTAAGTAAGATAGAGGATTTTGTTACGATGGGACGGTTCTTCTTTGAAGATCCCAAGGAGTACGAAGACCAGGCCATGAAAAAATGGAAAGATAATAGCGTTGATCTTTTACAGGCCTATGTGGATGAGATTGAAAAGCTGAATGTGAAAGAGTTTAAAGCCAAAAAACTCAAGGATAAAATTAAAGAGGTAATCAATGAACATGACGTGGGCTTTGGTCCGCTGATGATGCCTCTTCGTGTAGCAGTTACCGGCATGGGATACGGCCCTGATTTAACGCCTACGCTTGAGCTTTTAGGTAAAGAAACTACGATCCGGCGGATTAAAACCGCTATAAAACGACTGGGTTAA
- a CDS encoding Na+/H+ antiporter NhaC family protein, with amino-acid sequence MKWKVLYWIAGLSALFLFLNMIGVPEAIAAQGGKSSPDIVGSWLSILPPLVAIGIALIFRQVLFALFLGIWCGAFLVGDISFGGVFTSFFTTLSGYIVPATADESHMSIVIFTLLIGGMVGIITDNGGTRGVIQRISGLVRTKVHGQLMTALMGFIVFFDDYANTMVVGNTMRPLTDKLRISRAKLAYLVDATAAPIATIALVSTWIGAMVGFIADAQEKMPEFNEAAYGVFLSSLPYNFYAFFTIFFVLMIAWSGRDFSTMLKARINLYKAKHNPQLDTYNLWKDKIKDDEEKQAVSHWSNAAIPIFTLVFGTIGGLFITGEGSTVQEIIETADSYKGLLWGSLLSIAVAVVMTLGKKLLNVEEMLEGMMEGMHTMFDGLLILVMAWALSAITVELGTADYLMSVFGETLNPYWLPALVLILSALTAFATGSSWGTMGILMPLVVPLAWEIGSNNGLPVEMTYQIIYASVSAVLGGSVWGDHCSPISDTTILSSIATQCDHVEHVNTQLPYAMIVGGISIVGMICVLVAGISFWIIYPVGIALIVGIIYKFGKVPDPEEYAPEGKEAASTRLD; translated from the coding sequence ATGAAGTGGAAGGTTCTGTATTGGATAGCCGGACTGAGTGCTCTGTTTTTGTTCCTTAATATGATAGGAGTTCCTGAAGCCATTGCGGCTCAGGGAGGTAAGTCCTCTCCGGATATTGTTGGCTCATGGCTCAGTATATTGCCTCCGCTGGTAGCTATTGGAATTGCCCTTATTTTTCGGCAGGTATTGTTTGCGCTTTTTCTAGGAATATGGTGCGGGGCTTTTTTAGTCGGAGATATCTCGTTCGGTGGTGTATTCACCAGTTTTTTTACGACGCTTAGTGGCTATATTGTTCCAGCTACAGCCGATGAAAGTCATATGAGTATTGTGATTTTTACGCTTTTAATTGGCGGCATGGTGGGAATTATTACGGATAATGGAGGCACCCGGGGAGTCATACAGCGTATTAGCGGACTGGTGCGAACCAAAGTGCACGGACAGCTCATGACGGCACTAATGGGCTTTATCGTCTTTTTTGATGATTATGCCAATACAATGGTGGTGGGCAATACAATGCGTCCCCTTACCGATAAGTTGCGCATTTCACGGGCGAAGCTTGCTTACTTGGTGGACGCTACTGCCGCTCCCATTGCAACTATTGCGCTGGTAAGTACCTGGATAGGAGCCATGGTTGGATTCATTGCGGATGCTCAGGAAAAAATGCCTGAATTTAATGAAGCGGCATACGGAGTATTTCTCAGTTCCCTGCCCTATAACTTTTATGCTTTCTTTACCATCTTTTTTGTACTGATGATTGCGTGGTCGGGACGCGATTTTTCTACTATGTTAAAAGCACGTATCAATCTTTATAAGGCTAAACATAATCCCCAGCTGGACACCTATAACCTTTGGAAGGATAAAATTAAGGATGACGAGGAGAAGCAGGCAGTTTCTCATTGGTCGAACGCTGCTATTCCTATTTTTACCCTCGTTTTCGGTACCATCGGGGGACTTTTTATAACAGGAGAGGGGAGTACAGTTCAGGAAATAATTGAGACCGCCGATTCTTACAAGGGCTTGCTCTGGGGGTCGCTACTTTCAATTGCTGTGGCCGTAGTCATGACCCTGGGCAAAAAACTATTAAATGTTGAAGAAATGCTTGAAGGCATGATGGAGGGAATGCATACGATGTTCGATGGATTGCTTATTCTTGTTATGGCCTGGGCATTGAGTGCGATTACAGTAGAATTGGGTACAGCGGATTATTTGATGTCTGTCTTTGGCGAGACACTGAATCCTTATTGGCTGCCTGCCTTGGTATTAATCCTGTCGGCCCTGACGGCTTTTGCTACGGGATCGAGTTGGGGAACCATGGGCATTTTGATGCCGTTAGTGGTCCCTTTGGCCTGGGAAATTGGCAGTAATAACGGCCTTCCAGTCGAAATGACCTACCAAATCATCTATGCTAGTGTAAGCGCTGTATTAGGAGGATCTGTTTGGGGGGATCATTGTTCGCCTATTTCAGATACAACGATTCTTAGCTCTATTGCTACGCAATGCGACCATGTGGAACACGTAAACACCCAGCTGCCTTATGCCATGATTGTTGGAGGTATAAGTATTGTTGGGATGATCTGTGTCCTGGTAGCGGGAATCTCTTTCTGGATTATATATCCAGTAGGAATCGCATTAATTGTTGGTATTATCTACAAGTTTGGAAAAGTACCAGATCCGGAAGAATATGCCCCCGAAGGCAAAGAGGCGGCTTCTACCCGGTTAGACTAA
- a CDS encoding NRDE family protein, with protein MCLIVFGYNAHPNYRLIFAANRDEQYARPTRGAQFWNSHPDILAGKDLEAGGTWMGISRAGEFSAVTNYRDPNITKEDPPSRGKLTLNFLINKTDPLSYLQELHQEADNYQGFNLLTGNINTLGYYSNQEGIVRSLSPGIYGLSNHLLNTPWPKVQRSKNKLSHVLNKQKVSTEALFDLLGDDVKAPEDQLPDTGIPREVEKEISPIFIKGEEYGTRCSTVLLINKHNTVTFIERRYKPATQEIKEENSFEFEIKIPQIN; from the coding sequence ATGTGTCTTATTGTTTTTGGTTATAACGCGCACCCAAACTACAGGTTGATCTTTGCTGCCAACAGAGATGAACAGTACGCACGCCCTACCCGGGGTGCCCAGTTCTGGAATTCGCATCCGGATATACTTGCTGGCAAGGACTTGGAGGCAGGAGGAACCTGGATGGGCATTAGTCGCGCAGGGGAATTTTCGGCAGTCACCAATTACAGGGATCCCAACATAACCAAAGAAGATCCTCCGAGCCGCGGAAAATTAACGCTGAACTTTTTAATTAATAAAACCGATCCTCTTTCCTACCTGCAGGAGCTTCATCAGGAAGCTGACAACTATCAGGGATTTAATCTTCTGACTGGAAATATCAATACACTGGGCTATTATTCAAACCAGGAAGGAATTGTGCGGTCATTATCTCCCGGTATTTACGGACTGAGTAATCACTTGTTGAATACTCCATGGCCAAAAGTACAACGTTCAAAAAATAAGTTAAGCCATGTTCTCAACAAGCAAAAAGTTTCAACAGAAGCCCTTTTTGATCTTTTAGGCGATGATGTAAAAGCACCCGAAGACCAATTACCCGACACCGGTATCCCCAGAGAGGTAGAAAAAGAAATTTCCCCTATTTTTATCAAAGGAGAAGAGTATGGCACCCGATGCTCTACAGTATTACTGATTAATAAACATAATACCGTCACATTTATCGAACGGCGTTACAAGCCCGCCACACAGGAAATAAAAGAAGAGAACAGCTTTGAGTTTGAGATCAAAATCCCACAGATTAACTGA